A window of Salmo trutta chromosome 31, fSalTru1.1, whole genome shotgun sequence contains these coding sequences:
- the LOC115169409 gene encoding splicing factor 3A subunit 2, which produces MDFQHRAGGKTGSGGVASSSESNRDRRERLRQLALETIDINKDPYFMKNHLGSYECKLCLTLHNNEGSYLAHTQGKKHQTNLARRAAKEAKEAPAQPAPEKVKVEVKKFVKIGRPGYKVTKQRDPESGQQSLLFQIDYPEIAEGIGPRHRFMSAYEQRIEPPDRRWQYLLLAAEPYETIAFKVPSREIDKGESRFWTHWNKDTKQFFLQFHFKMEKALAPPSGPVPPMGIKRPPPLMSGMGPRPPSEPMPPPLPGGMNMPPLPPGAPGPPQMHHHHQMQHSGPGMGMPPLMRPPLPSDSREGMPHQNN; this is translated from the exons ATGGATTTCCAACACAGAGCTGGGGGCAAGACGGGGAGTGGTGGGGTGGCGTCCTCCTCGGAGAGCAACCGGGACCGGCGAGAGCGGCTCCGCCAGCTGGCCCTGGAGACCATTGACATCAACAAGGACCCCTATTTCATGAAGAACCATCTGGGCTCTTATGAGTGTAAACTGTGTCTGACACTCCACAACAATGAG GGCAGCTACCTGGCCCATACACAGGGAAAGAAGCATCAAACGAATTT AGCGAGAAGAGCAGCCAAAGAAGCAAAAGAAGCTCCCGCCCAGCCAGCCCCCGAAAAGGTGAAGGTTGAGGTCAAGAAATTTGTGAAAATTGGTCGACCGGGGTACAAAG TAACAAAACAGAGAGATCCAGAGAGCGGGCAACAGTCTTTACTTTTCCAG ATTGATTACCCAGAGATAGCAGAGGGCATAGGACCCAGGCATCGCTTCATGTCTGCATACGAGCAACGCATCGAGCCCCCAGACCGTCGTTGGCAGTACCTTCTACTGGCTGCAGAGCCCTACGAGACGATCGccttcaag GTGCCAAGCAGAGAGATTGATAAAGGCGAGAGTCGCTTCTGGACCCACTGGAACAAAGATACAAAACAG TTCTTCCTCCAGTTCCACTTCAAGATGGAGAAAGCCCTCGCCCCACCCAGCGGACCTGTACCCCCCATGGGTATTAAGCGCCCCCCTCCCCTGATGAGTGGGATGGGGCCTCGACCCCCCAGTGAGCCCATGCCCCCTCCACTTCCAGGGGGGATGAATATGCCCCCTTTGCCCCCTGGTGCCCCCGGCCCTCCCCAGATGCACCACCACCATCAAATGCAACACAGTGGCCCCGGGATGGGTATGCCACCTCTGATGAGACCCCCACTCCCCTCTGACAGCCGTGAAGGAATGCCCCATCAAAACAACTGA